The Nicotiana tomentosiformis chromosome 2, ASM39032v3, whole genome shotgun sequence genome includes the window GTCCTTTCTGATGTACTCCTTTATTTAGTTAATTTTATAAACATCTTttattagtttttatttttttatgaaattaGTTTAACTATAAATACTTaagtaaaaagaaaataaagtgagTGGATTCCAAAAGTATATGTATAAGTAAaactcttttttttattttcttttgtttaaCTTTTCACTTAGATTAAGTTCTGTAAAATcaatgacaaataataataataataataataataataataataacaacaacaataataataataataataataataataataataatgtaataataatagtaatagtaatagtaataataataataataatgtaataatagtaatagtaatagtaataataataataataataataataataataataaaaataataataataataataataataataatagtaataataataatagtagtagtaataataagCGAGAAGAAAGAGAAGCAAACATAAAAATGAGAATAAGTCAAAAAAGAATCCCTTTTGTTTCTGTActtctttcctttttcatttccttttctttatttttctattCTGAAAATTAATACTGGAAAATTAACATGGAAGGTTATAATTATGTCAAGTTGTCAACTTAAGGAAAGAGTTTATATAGAGTAAAGTTCAGATAAggaaaaattttagttgatttagaACTCCtagaaattagggaaaaacttAAATTACGTTTTCCTTagtgtgaaatttatttttaaaaggcaAAAAAAGGCGAACAATATTTTGCTAAGGGCtttcgtgtttttaatatagtataaatagatagatGATAGGGAGTCAGATCAAAAAGAGTTGATAAAGTTACTAAAATGAACGAGAAAAAGAATAACAAACGTGTGAGAAACCAAAATACGAAAGTCATGCATTTTGGATTGAGAAAGGGAATATGAGATCCGACAGATAAAATGTATTGCCACAGCTGTTGGTAACTATTACAATGCTACAATGCTTAAATGTATTTATCATTCTTTATCCTTTCACAAATGAACAATCCTCTGATTTTGCGAATGATATCGCGCAATTCAAAAAAAGGTTGTACATAAGGAGGCAAATCGAAAAACAAGAAAGGGGGAAAAAGAAAACCTCGTGTATACATCAAGGGTGAAATTGTGTATATATCAGAAAATAATGCTTACTTACAGTATGCATGCAAATACTTGTTTGATGAATAGACATACATCTACTTAGAAACACTTTTGTCTTTTAGCATATATGCTTTTAAGTTTTCCTTGGAGAAGGAATATGCTCAAGTATCATTAGAAACTAAAAATAAATGACAAGACTCATTTCAACTTTAGTGTAATAGAAATTAGAAAGTATCAAGCAAAAATGAGAACTATgggtaaagaacatcatttccaaGGTAAATTGAATATAGAGCTTTATATGGATTTCGAGTGGAAAAAAACTATAGAGCCATATGTAATTGCAGTTATTTTTCTTGTTTAGGAATCTTTATATGGATTTTGTTTGTTCAAGTCTAAGCTAACAATAGGCATTTAACGCATGAATGAAAAACACTCTAAAGGACTAGTTTTCTAGTTCAAATGTCAATGGCTGGTAAAATTTTGCATGTTGCATCGAAGTTTCCACAAGTAGTTATTTTATTAATATAAGTGATATAATTTGTTTGAAGAAGTCACTAATTAGAGATCGCAACTTATCAAGATTATAATTCAACTATGGTTAAAGCGGGAGATACTTGAGACACGCTAATAAAACTGTTCAACCCCATTCCCCCATGCAACGAAAAATGGATTTATCTCAACAGAGAATGCTATAAAAGAGATTACATAACATACTGATCAGTTATGAATTCTATATAACCATCAGCAATACAAATGCAACTATGACCAAACAATCTCCTTCCCTCTCCTCCAGCACCAAAAGACTGCCCAACTTAGGAAACAAAGATATGTTACAACAAGTTGGTGCAACGTTCATTTGAATAACAGATCATTTTTAGCAGTCTGCATATGCAATGGAAAGAGAAGGCAAGTACAGTACCATGATCCAAGGACATGCCCTCCCAGAATTGGAACCACCGATTAAAGAGAACTTCAATGATTATACAGTTAACACAGTTAGCTATGTACAATCAGGTGTCAACTATGGCCATTagctactgtttctttcatcaaGAAATTTAAGGCCAATAAAGCAGCTCCAACTGCAGGCTCTACCTGAAAAATTGTGTGACAAGCATTAAACATACTAGGAAAATCATGGTAATTTAAGAGAAAAACAGTTCCAGGGTGAGATAAAAGCCCATTCATGGTTTATTTGTTTTCTTCTGCATAAGAAACCATTGATCAATGATGTGGCTATCGCAGATATCGAAGGGGGGAAATGTCAAAAGGATTCACGAGACCAATTTTTAGCTTTTACATATTAGGTTACAATAATTCATGGAATGGAATCTCACACCTAAAATTTCATATCTGGGTAATCATAAAACTGCTCTTCACAGGAGGGCAAAATAAGCACCGACACAAGCGTCTGTGTGATGGAAAATGGGTTCACCCATCTTATTTATGTTAAATACTGTATTATGCCCCAAAAATAATCCAGGATAATAGACAAGAACGAAAGGACAATTCTTCAGAGAGCGTTATCAACTAGAACTGGATTGATCACAGTCAAACAAGAAATGTCAAATATACACAGACAATGAGCAAATACACACGAACAGTGATTCTCAACAAGTCATTGAACTGGAAACACAAAAACTCGAAGCAATGCCACAATAGTTTGCTCAGTTTGAGAAGCATGGTACAATGGAGCCAAAGTGAATGTTTTGCTTTATAAAAAATCACCAAAACTGCTTTTAAAGGTTTCCGAAAAGGATTTTCATTTTTAAAAAGCAGGTatttggaaaaagaaaaaaaatcacttTACTTTTTTGAAAGCAAGATGAGGTCACGAGAAGTTGAAATCTTGAGGTTGCTTTGACATAAAACAAAGGGCAGCCctgtgcactaagctcccgctatgcgcggggtccggggaagggccggaccataagggtctattgtacgcagccttacccctgcatttctgcaagagactgtttccacggctcgaacccgtgacctcccggtcacatggcagcaactttaccagttacaccaaggctccccttcataaAACATGTCGAGAATTCTTAGTATGTTCTATGATGAAAAGTCTTAATACAACAGTGGATATTCATCAAATCCTATTCCACAGATTGAATCTCGGCAGATAGGAACTATTTATACCTTATAGCTGTTTTGTTTAAAATGGAAAAGATCGTGATCCAATTAACACATAAATGGACATGTGTTTAACACTGTCTGGACCTCACACTTCACGCCATATTTCTTTTTTGAGCAACTTTTttttattggtatcattttccaCCTTATATGTGATGATGTACAGCTAATTTTCATTTGCTTCTTGTATGCAAATGGTGAAAACCTATTTAAGGCAACAATGTAAAACAAGGTTTGCCGCACTTGCAAAAAATTACATGTGCCACACTGTTTAGTGTTGATATCTAAATGGAGATGCCTTACTAGTTCTGTATATGTGTGTTTCGCTTGCGCACATGCGCGCATACATGCCCATGTGTGTGTACTTCTTTTACTGTAAATTCGAAGAAAGATAAGTTGCCCTTACTCCACTCACCCACCCccagaaaaggaagaagaaagaaaggtaTGTCCCTGACGGGGAAGGAGAGAAACTAAGAGAAGAATAAAAGAATTCGAGACAGTAACAAAGAAACATGGAAAGGTAGCATACTCAAGTTAGCATTGGCAATGCAGTTTATATGCACTGGGAGCAGAATAACAAAAAGAATGGCAATGTACCACGGGTTATAAAGAAGCGCCACTAGAAATTATATCCCTACATCAACAAAATATTAGCTAACATAACAAGCCAAATCGGTGCTGCTTCAGTGCATTTATGTTTGCTCACATGTCCGGTCTGACTAAAAACAACCAGCAAGAATCATAAATTTATTTCGGAACTGTTCACAGTAGCATTGATCTTGCAGAATCCGAGCACTCATATTTCAAGAAGTGAAGTTTTAAAGATACATAGTGTGTGATTGGCTATTGTGATACAGAGACATGCTACCCTCAACTTTGGGTATCAAAGTAATTAGGTGAATCTTGTCTGAACTCTAAGCAAACATCTTCATTCTCTAACATGCATATCCAACATATGAAGGGTCACCTTAACCTTGACATTGGCATCACCGAGAGCTGATGGTGGAAGCAGTTGGTTTAAGAGAATTTATTAAAGTTCCCTCCATGTAAACTTTCGCAATCAGATCCCGGTGTCAAAGGAGCAAAGTGGGGAGTCGAGAGAGAAAAATTCTTTAAGAGCAAGAAAAAGCAACACAATTTTGAGAAGGGACATTATTTCCAATATgtaaaggtttttttttttttaataaggtAATGTAAATTTCATTAAAAATGTACCAGGAAGGTACAGAAAGCATACAAAACTTCAGCACTGCTGAAAACTATTACAATCTCAAAACTTCTATAAAATCCATGTACTAATGTAAAGTTCAATATGTAAATTTGTAACAAATTAATATACAGCTGCGTACTAGGAAGCGCAACCTAATATTATGAAAGAATCACATGACATCCTCTATCAAGTAGCCAAATAATGTAAATGACAGTCTGAGTAGAGGAAGACCCTTGCTtattttgaaagaatgaagacaAGAAGCAAAGAATTAGAAGAGACTGTGATATGTTTCTTAAGATGGCCACATATATGAGATTATTCAGTTGAAAGAACTTATGTTACACTTttggaaatgaaaaaaaaaaaaatttatatgaCACCGTGGTAATCAAACATCTTTAATTTATGAGCAAGAAATCCTTTTGGGGCCAACGCTTATGACCAACCGCAGCCTTCGAAACTTGGGGATAATGGGGTCTGCCCCTCTACCCtttccacttaaataccaggctttCCTGATCTTGTCACAAGTCCCTCAACCTTTGCCACTTGAAATAAGCCCCGGGGGCATAATCAAAACTTTTTTTACCACAATTTTTCGGAAAAGCTTCCTAAGTAGCTTTTTTTATAAAAGTTATGGCTCATATTACTTTTATGTAGTTCCTGTTTATGTAAATTCTATGTCAAAAAGATTGAGGAAGCTAATTCACATCAGTTATTAGATACTTTAACTCGTACTCTAAATCTTGTCATTTCTTTCTAAACAGAAAAAAAAagagcccggtgcactaagctcccgctatgcgcagggtctggggaagggccggaccacaaggatcTATTATACGCCTAAGTTGctcgggtgcgggtgtccgatacgggtgcggatctagaggtcagatccttcatgatctaaatttaaagattcgggggtacggatacgggtgcggggattcggctaaaaataattcaattatttaaaaatagagttataaaaatatgtctaaattatgagacattatgtggaaaacttacaaggtattctaagaaggagaaaatattgaacaagagtagaattttagaaagagataaaaggaaaaggactaacatagaaatttatatatacaaggtattccattttcttccatatcaccctaccttttgatttgttttcaaaaatcattgtaTCTGTCCCAAATTTCTCCGTTGATTTAGGTCAAAGTATCCAAAATCGGTTGACCAGATCCAACACGGATCCCACACTCATACCcacgtcgtgtcgacacgggtgcggcactgaaagtgaagagtccgagcaacttagttaTACGCAGCTTTgccttgcatttctgcaagaagCTGTTTCTACAACTTGaatgacctcctggtcacatggcagtaACTTTACCAGTTACCCCTTCCATTTCTTTCTAAACAAGTGAAATGAAAAAGAATGACAATAGTACTTTTTTTCTATACCGTTGTTCCAGGTCTGTTTGTGTGTACCTCCATTATTCTACCAGATACGTGCTACCTTCCATCAGCACAAATATCGGGTAACTCTGCCCCCAAGATTTAGGTAGATGGGAAGAAATACTTCGTGTATTTTGTCTATGCTGCGGGATTTGTCTCCAAGTTTGCATCcatttcattgaccactaggtcaCACCAAGGGTGTGGATGACAGTAGTACTTCTATATATGTGTTGGTTTATAGTacttttatgtagtttttatATACGTAATTTGtattcaaaaaatgagaaaccgATATTCCTGTGCTCCCTCATTGCTCGTGGTCCAACTATAATTGAAGATAAGGAGCACCAAAAAAATGAGGACCTAACAGAGACTGCACAAACAACAGAAAGCaagaaaatatggcaatatcaACAGAAATAACGAATTTAAAGAATGATTGCATTTTCCACCCACCAACTTCAAAAGAAAACAGTTACTAAATGAACTTGGCGTCCTCCTCAAAGTTGTCGTGAAAAACTGGACAAACTCAAAATCATATCGAGAGAACAGTACTAACCTTTGGTCTAATTACACAAGCTCCAGGATAAGTCTTTAAAATAGAATTAGTGACTTCATTCCCTATATTCCATTTATTGTTGGCTCCAAGTACGCCTCCAACCATAACAACAGGGAAGGAACCTTTTCCATCTGCAGTCGTCAACAAGCACTAATTTAGTGCCAAAAGGGAGATAGAAGAAATGCAAGGGAAAGAAATGGATAAGGATAAAAGAGATAAAAATTAAGAGAGGAAAAGTGAGACAGTGTGAAAGAGATTGTAAGACCCAATATCAATTCATAAACTTTTCATCCAGTTCTTCTTTCTTTTCGGAATAACAGAGAAATCCCAAAAACCCAAACTTCTCACCAGTGTTAATAGGTATACAAGATCCTATTTATCGATTGAGAACCTTGAACAAGCTAGTTCATAACACAACCAAAACTCTGTCTAACTAAAATGTAAGGATGGATAAAATCAAAGAAATAGTGATAATGAGAAGAACTCGTTGATTAATACCTAATCTAAACCTATAAGACAACTATGCAagtaatcaaaaataaatatgaaaataatCTAAAAATCTAACAAAAATCTCAAGAATCTGCGACAGCCCATTTTCTTATACTTTACAATTTTTTATATCATTATGAACTACATCATTAGATGAATTTAAACCGGGAACATGAccagtgaggattcatatagccgaacCCAACTTGTTTGGGAGTGAAGCGTAGTTGTTGTTTGTATGAACTGCAACAATTTCCCCTTAAAATGTCAAAAAGGTTGGCTAGGACCACAGTGAGGGTATTAGCATAATTCCAAAGATTTCGGCAGTAGTAGAAGAATCTCATCTTTGATGAAAAAGCATCAAGAAAGGAATGCCAATTGACTGTTGAGGGTCGAATTATTTCGTGAAGGTTCACCTGAATGTTGAGGGTTGAGTTATTTCATGAAGGGTCAGGTGACGATTATTTAATTGGCTATCATACTAGGATGCAGCAATGACTGACGATTCAGAACTTGTGTTCTGATGCTAAAATTGATGTACTATCAAAAGGAAGATGGGAGAGAAGGGACAAAGAAGGTTAAAATTGGGGGGAGGGAAGGAAGCAGGGAAGAGAAAAAGAGATAGAGAAATAGAAAAAGATAAATTAGACTATAGTACCCACTATTAATTCATATGGTATGTCTCaagttttggaaaaaaaaaaagtaaacagGGGTCTTATCTTCATAGAGAAGAGAGAGCTCTAGCAAATAAGCTAGTCAAAGTGACGATGATAGGAGAAGGTGATATGGCAATAGATATAAACTGAACCTCGAAGATCTAAACATAAtctacaatttaaaaatatacataaaacaaTTCTATAGTAATATGAAACTAATCTGAAATCTGAAGAAGATATTAATATCAGCAATGGCTCATCTTCTTCAACCGTAAAATTTCCCATTCTCTCTTGAGTTACCTCGGTCACCAAATTACAATCATGTGTGTATAGGAGAGGATTAATAAGTTTCTTTTTATAAGGTAAATAATTTTATTGATGTTGGGAGAAAAAACATGCATACAAGTagtataccaaaaagtagagaaGCTAGTAGCTACATCAAACTAACAAGTTAAAAGCAGCTGAGTAGGCATGTATATCATTTAAGTGCAAGAACGAAGAGAAATAGAGAATGATAAAAACATATAAAATTCAGAATTTTTATAAAGGCCAAACCTTCCCCGGCCAAGCGTAGTCTTTGGACAACAGCTTTGACACTTATAGCCAATTCTTGAACTGCATTATGTAAGATCTCGTCTGCAAGTTGATCTCCATCCTCTGCACAGGATACAACTACTGGAACAAGTGCTGCAATGCGAGCCCAAGATGGATCCGCATAGGTCCACCTAGATCCCAATAAGAATGAAATGAAACAGCCAAAAATATTGTTCTTGTGCAAATATTCTTTATACAAATCAAGTTTATGTGGTGTAAATGTTGCCCAATGTGGGTCCTTACAATCCTGTCTCCCTAACGGAATGGAAGAAGCTGGAGAAGGCACTTGAAATGCCCATCAACTTTGACACAAATCAGTTTAGAGAAGATACCCTATTAGTTCGTCCGGAGAAGAAAGACCTAGTGACTGTAGAATACAACTCGAAAGCATTGTTTGTGGACCTCGACCATCATGAGCCCTCATCACTGCAATCAATGCTTGAGCAGCAATCCCATAGCCACTGCAATAGCAGAAACTGATAGTTATAATCATGTTCGAAAGATTAGCAAATTCACTTGtaaaaaaactttaaaaaataCAATATTTTCTGTGTTCTTTCTTCATTTATTCATTTATTTACCTATTGATCTCTTTCTTTTGCAACAAACCTTAGCAAGTATATATCCTGAACAGTGAACACTACGACATGAACTAAAAATGAAAGAACATAAATGACAGTTTGAAAAAAGTAGTAGTGTTAGTTATCATTTATCAATTATTAAGGTGTCATTCAGCCACATCATTGATCTAGGGCTATTTAGcctcaaaaaaaaagaaaatgaagtaCAGATAATTCACAGAAAATAAACAAATTAAAGATCCCAACTGCTTTGGGCTAAGAGTATCCTAACCCAAAAATGTAACTCATGGACAAGCGCCAATTTGGACATCACTGCACTCCATCAAATATAAACAGAAAGCAAGTGCTAGTATAGTacaattattattgttgtttaaACTTAACAAAATCCTAAAACTAGTATTAGATAcgacacaacaacaacaacaacaacgacccagtaaaatcccacaaagtGGGGTCAAAGAAAGGGTAGTAAAATCCCACTAGTATTAGATACGACACATATTTTTAAAATCAGTTGGACATTTTCTCCTAGTAAATTTTGCTTGACATGTAACTCAAGCATGGATGTCCATTGCATTTAGAATATTGAATTTTTTAGTCTTAAAAGGAGCTCCAGGAAAGTAATAATATTCTCTTTGAATAACTACATGAAGTAGAAGCAGGAAGAAAGCAGAATATCACAGGTACTGACAGAAAACTTACCCCTGATATATTTTAGTGAAATACTGTAACCTGAATTAATTCAACCTGTTATAGCAGTTAGGTGCCAAACCAAAGCATCAAGGGATAATAGCTCATAGCATCGACGATTTACCTTGACCATGAAGCCCAGTGCTCAAAGTTTTATTGCATCGAATGACACAGTACCAGGACAAGGGAGAAATGACTATAGCTCGTAATCCACTTCAACGTGGTATAACAACGCATGTTAAGATAGACACTATATCAATGCAGAGTTGGGTGTGAATTACAATACTAGTCCTGAAAATTGGGATCAACTTGCCATGGCTTAACCAATGGTGTAGTAGGAAATACTCCATACAACCTCATTGAAAGCTAGACGCGTGAAAGATAACTCTATGACAAGCTTGAGGGAGAATCCCGAGTTGCTGCAATTTGAGATGCACATGGCCACTGAATGCATTTGAATATGCCAGTAAACCCGCTAGGGCACAGAATAACAGCTCTCTGGGATCTCTTCCTATTCCTTTGATCATTTTATCTCTTTCAACTGTCAAACCAAAGTAGGTATAACCGACTTCATTCGCCAATCACAATTAGGATAACATAGTCTCATTTCAATGTCATCAACTAAGATACACAACTAGGAAACGAGTTAGTTCAAGTGCTCCAACAGGAAAGGACTAAGTTCTCCACTTAAAAACATAATCTGATGGGTTTGGATTTATAAAGCAATCTCGGAGCAGCAATGAATTTACTAGAGAGTCCTAAACATTAAAGTAAATAATCTATGAGGACATTAATACAGAATCTTGTATCAATTCTAGTATCAAGTTTATTAGCTTTCATCAAAAGCGGATCTCTCATCTATCCAAAGATCGCTTGCTATATTCACAAAATTATCTGCTTATGCAACAAGTTCAAAGTTTCAAGTTTAGCCATCAGCTGGCAGATAATGTGTCGCAAGCCGTAAACATCTGCCACTGTGCAACAAAATTCAACTGTTATTCAGAACTTATAGCGTCCTCGCCAATGACAAAATCTACATTAATATTACAGAAAGCTACACCACTAAACTTTACCATGCAGATATGTCTAAGGAGACCTTTCCAAGGCGAACTGATATGGTGGAATTCAACATTAGCAGAAGTGTATTTTCTTATGACAAAAAAgagaaaagttaaaaaaaaaccaaaaaaagcaGTTAATCCTGTATATTTTCTTATGACAAAAAAGAGAAAagtaaaaaaactaaaaaaacaatTAATCCTATACGTATGAGCCGAATCTTTTTCTCCACATATTCATTTTTCCAGGCTATAGGGAAGAGGAAATTGTAGCAGAATACGTATATTTATCAATATAATGAATACGCACCAACTTTACCTCCCCCAATCACCCAAAACAGGCCCTGCACCCGCGGCCCGAGCTTCTCTTCCATCGTCAGTAAATCCATAAGAAATGCTTCCTGTACCAGCTATTAAAACACAGCCATGAAGTTTTCCCATCGTGCCACTTGCTAGAGCAGCCACGGCATCATTCTGAATATACAACTTAACATGACTTGGGAATGCACTCCTGTAAAAATAATCACAGTTTTGGCAAATATTTAGTGAAAACGTATAGACTGTTAGAATAGCTATTCTAACAATAGGAGTaggttatatatatattcacataggGATTTTCTGATCTCATTAGAAATTTAGAGCACAGAGTCTCTTTGTTCATTTGAACTCCTCCTCGTTGCCTGAACAGTGCTTGAACAGTGCATGCTTGAACAGTGCATGCCTGAACAGTGCTTTCTATGGCCGAGCCTCTTCCATCTCTTCTTATTCCTAAACTTCCACCACACCCATCAAGAGCCAAGCTCACCGCGACCAAACCCCAGTAAATTCCCCCGGCTCACGCGCCGCCAACTCGACTGTCTTTCCGACGAGATCCCagccacgcgccggcgcgtgtggCCTTTTCCGGcgacttttcaaaaaaaaattcttcaTACAGCCTCTTCTCGAGGCATTTCCGAGCCATCCCGTGCaagtttcaccaaattccgacgaCGTTTTCTTTTTCCGGCCTTTAAACCCCAGATTCTGACGTTTGTTTCCTTTGTTCAGTACGAGAAAACCTTAATCCCTTCCTATATACTGTTTTCACCCACTGTGAATACTGTTATTCCAACTATTGAGGTTTTTTTCGGCCAGTTTTTCCAGGACAGCCGCATTTAGAATATGATGGATTGTATAGAGAGAAGCTCCTTTTTCTCTTTAGAATCTAGAAAACTGGAAAACATGTCTTTTATCAAAGCTGTCTCTTGGCCAGCTCTAGAACTTGGGGGAAGATGCCATCGAAAGCTCGACGTAGGACAGGAGCCACACTTCTCGCTGTCCGAGGAGTACACTCTTAGGCGCAAGGGTTTCTTGGAATCTAGTCTCATTGGGTCTTTCTCCAAATGGGTTGGTTCTCCGGAGGCTGTTAGGAACTGGGCAGCAGAGGCATGGAACGTCAAGGACGGGCTGAAAATATCGCAATTGGGGGACACTCAATATCTCTTTCGTTTTGTTGACAAGTCTCAAGCTTCAGAAATTCTTGTCTGAGGAAACAGGTGGTTCGATGGGAACTTTTTAAATCTAGACAGATGGGTGGAGCATGATGGGTGTCTTGACCCTCACTTCACTGGCGAAACATTGGTGGTCAACATGGTGGGTCTCCCGGTACATCTTTGGTGTCTTGACCTATTCAAGAAGATAGGGGAAATCTGTGGGAGTTTTATTGATGTCACTTGCAGTTTACACGATCTCTCGCGAGTGAGGATTGTGGTGAGGAAAGGGGGCAGAATCCATGTCTCCACTGTGGTGGAAGATGGCTACCTGAGTTATAGGGTTTGGTTGAGCCCTGAATTTCGCCCTATCTTTATGCCTGAGATAGCGACGGAAGAAAAGGGAAGGTCAAATAGAAAGGAGGGGAGGGGAAATCAGTCTCTGAGGGGAGGAGAGGGCTCACCGGATCACTGGATTAAGCCGGAAGCAGACGTTAGATCGAGAAGAGACGGGAGGTTTGAAATTGGGGGAGGAAGACAAAATTATAACAGGAGGAGAAGACGTGAATGGGTCGTGAGGCGGGCTGGAAAGGCAGAATGGGACGATCGTCTTCTACTTATCATAAGGCCGGGCAAGTTTTCAGCAAGTATATGCCTGGGCCTCCTCACATGGGCCCAGCAACTTTCCCCAATTCCATTAGAATTGATCCTAAGAGGCCCAGTTTATTTCAAGCTGCGCATGATAAGGCTCCTAAGCATATGGGAACAGTCGTTCCTCCT containing:
- the LOC104088997 gene encoding uncharacterized protein isoform X1, encoding MGSESDEREVILGVDGGTTSTVCVCMPLLLFSEFPDPLPVLGRSVAGCSNFNSVGEDVARETLEKVMAEALLDAGVKRSAVKAVCLGLSGVNHPTDQEKILGWLRSAFPSHVKLYIQNDAVAALASGTMGKLHGCVLIAGTGSISYGFTDDGREARAAGAGPVLGDWGSGYGIAAQALIAVMRAHDGRGPQTMLSSCILQSLGLSSPDELIGWTYADPSWARIAALVPVVVSCAEDGDQLADEILHNAVQELAISVKAVVQRLRLAGEDGKGSFPVVMVGGVLGANNKWNIGNEVTNSILKTYPGACVIRPKVEPAVGAALLALNFLMKETVANGHS
- the LOC104088997 gene encoding uncharacterized protein isoform X2, producing MGSESDEREVILGVDGGTTSTVCVCMPLLLFSEFPDPLPVLGRSVAGCSNFNSVGEDVARETLEKVMAEALLDAGVKRSAVKAVCLGLSGVNHPTDQEKILGWLSGYGIAAQALIAVMRAHDGRGPQTMLSSCILQSLGLSSPDELIGWTYADPSWARIAALVPVVVSCAEDGDQLADEILHNAVQELAISVKAVVQRLRLAGEDGKGSFPVVMVGGVLGANNKWNIGNEVTNSILKTYPGACVIRPKVEPAVGAALLALNFLMKETVANGHS